CCCCGACTCCCCCGACCGCCGCACACCCGCAGCGGCGACTACACCTGCCCAGAACCCCGAAACCAGCGTCAAACACACACCGCCGAGCCCCGAACAGGCCACCCCGAACCCCCGCGACACCCCCAGACGTCCCCATCGGCATACCCAAGACAACAACCGACATGATCAACCTGGGCAACGGCCACCGCCACCGACCGACTCGCTTATTTGAGGACTAGCCATGGCCGCCGGAATCTGGCACAACTGGACCACCGGCATCACCCACAAACGCTCATTGAGCGCTTACGACCACTGCTGACCAAGGAATCAATCATCTAGGCGTCGACGGCGACGATCTGGTCCACCACCGACGTCAGGTCGGGGCCGACGATGTCGGGCTGGGCGCCGAGCGGGCTGAGCACCATGCCGGGACGGGCCACGAACGCGGCCTTGCAGCCGGCGCTCAACGCCCCGGACACGTCCCACGAGTGCGCGGCCACCAGGCGCACCTCGCCCGGGTCGACGCCGTACGCGTCGGCCACCGACAGGTACGCCTCCCTCGCCGGCTTCAGCCGGCGGACCGCGTCGGCCGAGAGCGCCTGGTCGAACAGCGGCCTGATGCCGGCGTGGGTCAGCTGCGCCTCCGCCACGGCCGGCGGCGAGTTGGTCAGCGCGACGATCCGCAGCGAGGTCTCGCGCAGCCGCTCCAGCGCCGCGGGCACCTCGGGATGTGCGGGCAGCCCGGTCATCCCGCCGACCAGCCGGTCGGCCGCGGCGTCCGTCAGCGGCATGCCCTGCCGGCTCGCGAGCATGGCCAGGGCGGCGCGCTGGGCGGTGGTGTAGTCGACGTAGTCGCCGGTGATCCCACCGACGAACGAGAGCTGCAGCATCAGGGAGAACCACTGCGGACGCAGCGTCGCCGTGCCGAAGATCTCCTCGAACGAACCGTCGAGCGCGGACAGGTCGAGCAACGTCTCGTTGACATCGAAGGCGATGACCCTGGTCATCAGGTGGCTCCCGTCGTGCCGCGACGCGCGATCGTCTCCTTGAGCTTCTTGCCGGACTCCTCCAGCTCCTCGGCGAGACCGGCGTCGGCGCCCTCCTCGTCCGCGCCGAGCTGGCGCAGCTCCTCGCTCAACGCCTCGAGCTCGGCGCCGCCGGCCATCTGCAGCGTGAGCTCGTCGAGGTCGAGCTCGGCCTTGTCGAAGTTGCCCGTCATGCGGCCGCGCTTCAGCAGCACGAACGTGTCGCCGACCAGGAACGCGTGGTGCGGGTTGTGCGTGATGAAGATGACGCCGAGCCCCGACTCGCGGGCGGCGGCGATGTACTTCAGCACCACGCCGGACTGCTTGACGCCCAGCGCCGCCGTCGGCTCGTCGAGGATCAGCACCTTCGCGCCGAAGTAGACGGCCCTGGCGATCGCGACGCACTGCCGCTCGCCGCCGGACAGCGTGCCGATCGGCTGGTCGACGTCGCGCAGGTCGATGCCCATCTTGGCCAGCTCGCCCTTCGCCGTGCGCCGCATGGTGCCGATGTCGAGCCGGCGCAACGGCCCGACGCCCTTGCGCAGCTCCGAGCCGAGGAAGAAGTTGCGCCAGACCGGCATCAGCGGCACGACGGCGAGGTCCTGGTAGACAGTCGCGATGCCGCGGTCGAGCGCTTCTCGCGGGGAGGCGAAGCGCACCTCCTCCCCCTCGACCTCGTACCGCCCCTCGTCGTGCTGGTGCAGGCCCGCGACGATCTTGATGAGTGTCGACTTGCCCGCACCGTTGTCGCCGAGCACGCAGGTGATGCCGCCGCGACGGACATCGAGGGACACTCCGGTGAGCGCGACGATGTTGCCGTAACGCTTGCCCACGTCGACGAGGCGGACGAGAGACGATCCGTCGGCGGTCATCGCGACGCCTCCACCCGTTTGCGCACCCATACGTTGACGACGGTGGCGAAGAGGAGCATGGCCCCGAGGAAGAACTTGAACCAGTCCGGGTTCCACTCGGCGTAGACGATGCCCTGGTTGGCCATGCCGAAGATCAGCGCGCCGATCGCCGACCCCACCGCCGAGCCGTACCCGCCGGTCAGCAGACACCCGCCGATGACCGCCGCGATGATGTAGAGGAACTCGTTGCCGACGCCCTCCCCCGACTGCACGGTGTTGAACGCGAACACCAGGTGCATGCCGGAGAACCACGCGGCGAACGAGACACCCATGAACAGGCCGATCTTCGTCCGCGCCACCGGGACGCCGACGGCGCGCGCGCTCTCCTTCGAGCCGCCGACGG
The window above is part of the Streptosporangiales bacterium genome. Proteins encoded here:
- a CDS encoding haloacid dehalogenase type II, which gives rise to MTRVIAFDVNETLLDLSALDGSFEEIFGTATLRPQWFSLMLQLSFVGGITGDYVDYTTAQRAALAMLASRQGMPLTDAAADRLVGGMTGLPAHPEVPAALERLRETSLRIVALTNSPPAVAEAQLTHAGIRPLFDQALSADAVRRLKPAREAYLSVADAYGVDPGEVRLVAAHSWDVSGALSAGCKAAFVARPGMVLSPLGAQPDIVGPDLTSVVDQIVAVDA
- a CDS encoding ATP-binding cassette domain-containing protein — translated: MTADGSSLVRLVDVGKRYGNIVALTGVSLDVRRGGITCVLGDNGAGKSTLIKIVAGLHQHDEGRYEVEGEEVRFASPREALDRGIATVYQDLAVVPLMPVWRNFFLGSELRKGVGPLRRLDIGTMRRTAKGELAKMGIDLRDVDQPIGTLSGGERQCVAIARAVYFGAKVLILDEPTAALGVKQSGVVLKYIAAARESGLGVIFITHNPHHAFLVGDTFVLLKRGRMTGNFDKAELDLDELTLQMAGGAELEALSEELRQLGADEEGADAGLAEELEESGKKLKETIARRGTTGAT